The Primulina huaijiensis isolate GDHJ02 chromosome 6, ASM1229523v2, whole genome shotgun sequence genomic sequence ATACGTAAGGATATACTTACGAGTAGGTACCAACGAGAGGTCCCAGGAGGAGGGTGGCTCCCATCCAACTGCTAGAGAATTTGTGGCTGATCTTTCCAGGAAGATCCTTCCACAGACCCGGCATCACCTTCTGCTGGAAAGGAGACAACGCGTACACCACTGCCTTCATCCGCACAGGTTGCTTTCCCATTTCTACAAAATTCAGCGACTAGGGTTTCTGTAACTTGCAGCTAAATGCCAATTGGGAACGAGATATCGAACGGAATCGTCTATTCTCAGTTTCATACAAGCGGAGAGAAAATTGGGCTTCCAATGGGCCGGATAATTTATGTCGATGCATGGCTAACTTCGGCCTCTTTTTGAGGCccatatatttaattaacttgaacTAAAATCTTCATAAATTAATATCCATGTCAAAAAAATTTTTGTCCCCACTGCCAGATTGCTAAGTCAATGATTTcgaaaaattaacaaaataattattttttgggaCCCTCTGAAGCTGAGGGTTTATTCACGGGTTTTCAAAAATCTATCACATgcatcaaaaagaaaaaaaaataaattaggtGGTTGCCGGTGATTTTAACCCACAAATTGTATGAATTCCTTTGAattatgtcatcatattcattgGTCTCCAGTGAcattgagatcaagttcattaTTGTTCTGAACAAGACGAACTTTGAATTCTTACGCCACGTTCGATGGACTTCAAAAAAACTACTTCCCAACTTTGAATTCTTTCACCACATTAGATGGActccatatatattttttacaacAAGGGTGGAGAGTTGAACAAAACTCGTTTCCGGCCGGGCACAAAACTGAGTTATTATCAGATATGAGTTCTGTTAAAAATGCACACCATGTTATGTATAAACATTACACTAAGAGTAACAGTAAAAGATGTAATGAAATAAAGTAAATTTTCAGATAGATTATACTTATTTTGATTTGGATTTGACAAATTCCAATGGATGTAttcatttttcttattatttagATATAAGtttgagtaattttttttttcaaaattctctAAATATTAATCTTTAAACTGATTCTATCATAATTTGATTGAACTGTAAATAGAAATCAGAGTGACAGATTTGATACACCAGAGAAGTGGGAGCTCGGCCAGTCCTTTTTCTGCTTGGCCCATAGTGCAGGTCGGCCCAAAGATCCACAAGTCAGTCCCAGGCCCGACTTTCAGGTAATTCAGATGGCCATCTTCTCCGTGTTTTTCTGTCTAATTTGAGCGTTCGAGGGGGATTAGTCGAAAAAACCTTCCGATACCTTTCGCACGTTTTTGCACCGCACCCTTCGAGATGACAGGTATCACGGCTTTTAGTATCTTTTCGTAGACTTGAAGTCTATAAAAGCTACTTTTCAGTTTtggttaaaaaatttgaaatcgaAATCGGTAACAATATGTCATCTTTTCCCAACAATTAGTAGCAGAAACCGAAATGGCAGCTTTGGAATGTCTGTCAAGTTCACTGAAGAGGATAGGTTTACTTTTCTGTCCTCTCTTTCCCGtgaacttctttttttttttttcagtgtGTTTAGTAGTTGACGGTTGTGCCAGGATTAAGCTTTAGGTTTGTTACTGGGAGCTTCAAGATGGCACCCTTTTAGAGTTCTGAAATTTAAATTAGAAATTACTTTATCAATCTTCTCTATTCACTGTGACTCTTCTTTCATGTTTCATTTGTTTCTAACGAAGCAGCCATATAGGGTTATTTCACGATGGTTTAACGCTTTTGCTGTTCAGCttctaagttttttttttgctgttATTTTGTTGTTCGAAGAAATTATTTTCATCTGTGTTGAGTGGGTTTTCAGGAGAGCTGTTTATGCGATTAGACCTATATAGTAGCCTCTTCAGAGTATAATAGCAAATAAAATTTACTtagtgaaaaaaaaattttggttgcaCGATTCAAATGTAGGTTTGGGACTTGTACATCCGTCAATGGATCAGATTCTTCCAAGAAAGCAGAGGAGCTGCAGAGGAAGGCTAGGGCTGAGAGGTTTGTCTTTTCTTATTTGATGTTCATATTTCTTGGGTCATTCTGTTAAAATTGTATTTTGTGTTTCCCTAGATTTGGGGTTGTGCCACCTGTCTCCGCTGATGAGGAAGCAAAGAAGAAGCTTGACTTGCTAGGTTTGGTCCATTTCCAAGCCTGATTCGGCGGAGGAAGATTAAAAGAAATCTTGGGCAATCAGGTTCTTGTCATTCCACTCATGGCTCCTTTCTTGTGTCAATAAAACAGAGTTTAGAATAAATATGTGATGGTTTAGACCACCTCTATTCCACAGGTTTTGTAAACAATCCAGTTCATTGTCAAAAGAAAAGGGTGAAAAGGACACCGAGGAGGTAATTTAAAGTATAATATGCAACCTAATCAAGAGCCATGTATAATTTCATGTCTTTATGTGCTTTGCTGCGTTCTTGAATCTTGATTAGTCTCGAGGGTGCTGCCAGCTAGGTAGGGTTGATGGCCTTCCGTGTTTTGAACACATTCCAAACAGCTCCTGCACAATGCCCTGCAGTTGCATGTGCATCCTCTGTTGCCTCACCAGCACTCTCTCCAAACCTGCATGTTCATCATAGATAAATCAAAACACCATGCAAAAAAAATGTGTAACTTCACCGTCAAATCTAGGGGCAGATCTGTAGAACCAAGAGGGTGGTTGAAATATGTTGATAGGAGAGGGGTCACCTAGAATCTCTCTGAGTTCGACCTGAGTAGGGGTGTCAATTCAAGTGGGTTGAGTtgggtcgggttgagcaatagtactattcaaaaattactCGACCGGAACCGACCCGAACCCAAGCCCacccgaaaactctcaacccgaacacgaacccaaGCAAACCCGAAAATTAatctgattttgaattttttttaattttttaaaagaaattcaaaaaattcaaaaaaaatatattttaatttaaacatatagTAACAAAATCttctctcatatatatgatttaaatttgaaagtttaattgtagaaaataaagtatatttactaaatcaaataaataattgtttaaaaaataaaaaatgttcaaaataaatattaaattatgaaaattaatgatataaatatacaataaatatttttttcagacatacaatatataaaaaatgtaggcaatatttattaattatttttgttaaaaaaaattaaaatttttgggtCAATCCTTGTTGACCCGAACCCAGTCCAACCCGATGATTTTTTCGGGTCCGCTATCGGGTCCGACCCGAACCCAAAAACCCCAAACCTAAATCtgattttttcgggttgaaccgtgtcggtttggtgggtcgtgtctgaATTTGAAACCCCTAGGCCTGAGCCTCAGCTGCCTTTGCTTTGTCAGAAATATTCTCTATACGACAACTCTTACATATAATATTACAAACATCTCTAGCTTAAGTCATAATCTGCACTTGCTAATTGCCATATAGATTTATATTTTGGGCCTAAAGATCTAGCAAGTTAGATTCTGTAAATCTTTTATGTCAATCACTTATTTTCACGCCTACCGATGACATAGATCTCTTCCAGTGAGGAAGAAATTTCAGATCTAATTACAAAATATAATTGCAttactaatttttaaaaaattataaattcattttatttcattttttttattacgatAATGACTTTTTTTTCATACTTAACATTGATAGAATTTGTTtcccatttttttatttctttaacaTTTGTACTTGAACAGATTAATTTTGATTAATACCTTTAAAACTAGCTATATATGTTGTTAACTatgtcaattaaattaaaagaaatcgacgattgttttattttggtttagatttaattatttttatgcatttaacaATAAATAAAGTGTAAAAAAATACTACTTTAAAAAAAAgtgtaaaaaaatacatatacaaatGTAGACGCGTGTTTCAttgcttgaaaaaaaaaaagaaacggTAATACGTTGCACTGTATGTCTGGGTAAACACCTCTAGAATTGAGGTGACCATACCTAGTAATAACAAAGAAGGTATCTCTGCTGTGGGCATTCCCACAGCAACTGTGGAGTAAAACGTAACTCCAcgcaaaatcaaaatttttttttttggtttttttaatatttttatatattttttatttggggtCCGTGATAGTAACGAACCATGCCTGTATTTCTTGTATTCAGTTTTAACGACTGGCAAAAGAGGCCACGATAGGTTCACGAGCCATGCATGTACTGAATGTGATGTCCTTAAAATCCTTAGGTTAAATTagcatttttttatttgtgaaact encodes the following:
- the LOC140979933 gene encoding cytochrome b-c1 complex subunit 8-like; the encoded protein is MGKQPVRMKAVVYALSPFQQKVMPGLWKDLPGKISHKFSSSWMGATLLLGPLVGTYSYVQWYQEKEKMEHRY